In one Niallia taxi genomic region, the following are encoded:
- the rplI gene encoding 50S ribosomal protein L9: MKVIFLKDVKGKGKKGEVKNVADGYAQNFLLKQGLAVEANAGAVSTLNAQKKKEEKLAADELEEAKALKEKVEKLTVELTAKSGEGGRLFGSITSKQIADELKKKHQIKIDKRKIDLNDAIRSLGVTKVAVKLHQEVTATLNVHVKELS, encoded by the coding sequence ATGAAAGTAATATTTTTAAAAGACGTTAAAGGTAAAGGGAAAAAAGGGGAAGTTAAAAATGTAGCTGATGGTTATGCGCAAAACTTCCTATTAAAGCAAGGGCTTGCTGTTGAAGCAAATGCAGGTGCTGTTAGCACTTTAAATGCACAAAAGAAAAAAGAAGAAAAATTGGCAGCAGATGAGCTTGAAGAAGCAAAAGCATTAAAGGAAAAAGTAGAAAAGCTTACAGTTGAGCTTACTGCTAAATCAGGAGAAGGCGGAAGATTATTTGGTTCTATCACTAGCAAGCAAATTGCTGATGAGTTGAAGAAAAAGCATCAAATTAAAATTGATAAACGTAAAATTGACTTGAACGATGCGATTCGTTCATTAGGTGTAACAAAGGTTGCTGTTAAGCTTCACCAAGAGGTTACAGCTACACTTAACGTCCATGTAAAAGAATTAAGCTAA
- the dnaB gene encoding replicative DNA helicase, producing the protein MSEMLHDRVPPQNIEAEQAVLGAIFLEPQSLTLASEILIPEDFYRGAHQRIYTAMLKLNDGGKAVDLITVTAELSAGNNLEDTGGVSYLSELAASVPTAANIEYYAKIVEEKSLLRRLIRTATDIAQDGYAREDEVEVLLSEAEKNILEVAQRKNAGAFHNIKDVLVRTYDNIELMHNRQGDITGIATGFAELDKMTAGFQRNDLIIVGARPSVGKTAFALNIAQNVATTTGENVAIFSLEMGAEQLVMRMLCAEGNIDAQRLRTGSLTDEDWGKLTMAMGSLSNAGIFIDDTPGVKITDIRSKCRRLKQEHGLGMILIDYLQLILGSGRSGENRQQEVSEISRSLKQLARELQVPVIALSQLSRGVEQRQDKRPMMSDIRESGSIEQDADIVAFLYRDDYYDKESESKNIIEIIIAKQRNGPTGTVQLAFVKEYNKFVNLERRFDDPSMPPGA; encoded by the coding sequence ATGAGTGAAATGCTCCATGATAGAGTACCCCCGCAAAATATTGAAGCAGAGCAAGCAGTACTTGGGGCGATATTCTTAGAACCACAAAGCTTAACACTTGCTTCGGAAATTCTTATTCCTGAGGATTTTTATAGAGGGGCACACCAAAGAATCTATACAGCAATGCTGAAGTTAAATGACGGAGGAAAGGCTGTTGACCTTATAACTGTCACTGCAGAGCTATCTGCAGGTAATAATCTTGAGGATACTGGCGGTGTCAGCTATTTAAGTGAACTGGCAGCGTCTGTTCCTACCGCAGCTAATATTGAGTATTATGCGAAGATAGTTGAAGAAAAATCGTTGCTGCGAAGACTGATACGGACAGCTACTGATATAGCACAGGATGGCTATGCTCGGGAAGATGAAGTAGAGGTGCTTTTGAGCGAGGCAGAAAAAAACATACTTGAGGTTGCCCAGAGAAAGAACGCTGGGGCGTTCCATAATATTAAGGATGTATTAGTACGAACATATGACAATATTGAGCTCATGCATAACCGCCAAGGTGATATAACTGGTATTGCTACAGGATTCGCAGAGCTTGATAAAATGACAGCTGGTTTCCAACGAAATGACTTAATTATTGTAGGGGCGCGTCCTTCTGTTGGTAAGACGGCCTTTGCCTTGAATATCGCTCAAAACGTAGCCACAACTACTGGTGAAAATGTAGCGATATTTAGTCTTGAGATGGGTGCAGAGCAGCTTGTTATGCGTATGCTATGTGCGGAGGGAAATATTGATGCACAACGTCTTCGTACTGGGTCATTGACTGACGAGGATTGGGGCAAGCTGACTATGGCAATGGGAAGCCTGTCTAATGCCGGTATATTCATTGATGATACCCCAGGGGTTAAAATCACTGATATCCGTTCTAAGTGCCGTAGGCTAAAGCAGGAGCATGGTCTTGGGATGATTCTAATTGATTACTTGCAGCTTATCCTTGGAAGCGGGCGTTCTGGCGAAAACAGACAACAGGAAGTTTCAGAAATTTCCCGTTCTCTTAAACAGCTTGCCCGTGAGTTACAGGTACCAGTTATTGCATTGTCTCAGCTTTCTCGTGGAGTAGAGCAGAGACAAGATAAAAGACCGATGATGTCTGATATAAGGGAATCAGGAAGTATTGAGCAGGATGCAGATATCGTGGCATTCCTGTATCGTGATGACTACTATGACAAAGAATCAGAAAGCAAAAATATCATTGAAATTATCATCGCTAAACAAAGGAATGGACCAACTGGAACAGTACAGTTAGCCTTTGTGAAGGAATATAATAAATTCGTCAATTTAGAACGGCGTTTTGATGATCCTTCCATGCCACCTGGCGCATAA
- a CDS encoding adenylosuccinate synthase has translation MSSVVVVGTQWGDEGKGKITDFLSENAEVIARYQGGNNAGHTIKFNGETYKLHLIPSGIFYSEKICVIGNGMVVDPKALLTELKYLHDRGVTTDNLRISNRAHVILPYHLKLDEVEEESKGANKIGTTKKGIGPAYMDKAARIGIRIADLLDREIFEEKLERNLLEKNRLLERIYETEGFKLEDILDEYYEYGQLIKHYVCDTSVVLNDSLDEGRRVLFEGAQGVMLDIDQGTYPFVTSSNPVAGGVTIGSGVGPTKIKHVVGVSKAYTTRVGDGPFPTELDNEIGHQIREVGREYGTTTGRPRRVGWFDSVVVRHARRVSGITDLSLNSIDVLTGIETLKICVAYKYNGEVMEEFPASLKVLAQCEPVFEELPGWTEDITGCKSLSELPANARHYLERVAQLTGIPLSIFSVGPDRSQTNVVHSPWRQS, from the coding sequence ATGTCATCAGTCGTGGTTGTTGGAACACAATGGGGAGACGAAGGTAAAGGAAAGATTACTGACTTTTTGTCAGAAAATGCTGAAGTTATTGCTCGCTACCAAGGCGGTAATAATGCAGGTCACACAATTAAATTCAATGGTGAAACATATAAATTACACTTGATTCCATCTGGAATATTCTACAGCGAAAAAATCTGTGTTATCGGTAATGGAATGGTAGTAGATCCGAAAGCGCTACTAACTGAATTAAAATATTTGCATGATAGAGGCGTAACGACAGATAACTTAAGAATTAGCAACCGTGCTCATGTAATCCTACCTTATCATTTAAAACTAGATGAAGTGGAAGAAGAGAGCAAAGGTGCTAATAAAATTGGTACAACTAAAAAAGGAATCGGTCCTGCTTATATGGATAAAGCAGCTAGAATTGGTATCCGTATTGCAGATCTTCTTGATAGAGAAATCTTTGAAGAAAAGCTTGAGCGTAACCTATTAGAGAAAAACCGTCTTCTTGAGCGCATTTATGAGACAGAGGGCTTTAAATTAGAGGATATTCTTGATGAGTATTATGAATATGGACAGCTAATCAAACATTATGTTTGTGATACTTCTGTTGTTTTGAATGATTCCTTAGATGAAGGCAGAAGAGTATTGTTTGAAGGGGCACAAGGCGTAATGCTTGATATCGACCAAGGTACGTATCCATTCGTTACTTCTTCTAACCCTGTTGCTGGTGGAGTTACAATTGGTTCTGGTGTTGGTCCAACGAAAATCAAGCATGTTGTCGGAGTTTCTAAAGCTTATACAACAAGGGTTGGTGATGGTCCTTTCCCTACAGAGCTTGATAATGAAATTGGTCACCAAATTAGGGAAGTTGGTCGTGAATACGGTACAACAACAGGAAGACCTCGTCGTGTTGGCTGGTTTGATAGTGTCGTTGTACGTCATGCTCGCAGAGTTAGCGGCATTACAGACCTTTCTCTGAACTCTATCGACGTTCTGACAGGTATTGAAACACTTAAAATCTGTGTTGCTTATAAATACAATGGAGAAGTAATGGAGGAGTTCCCTGCAAGCCTTAAAGTATTGGCACAATGTGAACCAGTATTCGAAGAGCTTCCAGGCTGGACAGAGGACATTACTGGCTGCAAATCACTAAGTGAATTGCCTGCAAATGCACGTCATTACTTAGAAAGAGTTGCACAGCTTACAGGTATTCCGTTGTCTATTTTCTCAGTAGGACCAGACAGAAGCCAAACAAATGTTGTTCACAGTCCATGGAGACAAAGCTAA
- the yycF gene encoding response regulator YycF has protein sequence MNKKILVVDDEKPIADILQFNLKKEGFEVHCAYDGNAALEMVEEVQPDLVLLDIMLPQRDGMEVCREIRKKYEMPIIMLTAKDSEIDKVLGLELGADDYVTKPFSTRELIARVKANLRRHQQVPAASEEENESNEIEVGSLIIHPDAYIVSKRGEMIELTHREFELLHYLAKHIGQVMTREHLLQTVWGYDYYGDVRTVDVTVRRLREKIEDNPSHPSWIVTRRGVGYYLRNPEQE, from the coding sequence ATGAATAAAAAAATACTTGTAGTAGATGATGAAAAACCGATTGCGGATATTCTGCAATTTAATCTAAAAAAAGAAGGATTTGAAGTTCATTGTGCTTATGATGGCAATGCAGCCTTAGAAATGGTAGAAGAAGTACAACCAGATTTAGTTTTACTTGATATCATGCTTCCACAGCGAGATGGGATGGAAGTATGTCGAGAGATTCGCAAGAAGTATGAAATGCCAATCATTATGCTAACAGCTAAAGACTCTGAGATTGACAAAGTACTTGGACTTGAGCTCGGTGCAGATGATTATGTCACAAAGCCTTTCAGCACAAGAGAGCTGATTGCCCGCGTAAAGGCGAACTTGAGACGTCATCAGCAGGTTCCAGCTGCTTCAGAAGAGGAAAATGAATCAAACGAGATTGAAGTAGGATCTTTAATCATTCACCCGGATGCTTATATCGTTTCTAAAAGAGGAGAAATGATTGAGCTCACACATCGTGAGTTCGAGCTTCTTCATTATTTGGCTAAACACATTGGTCAGGTAATGACGAGAGAGCATTTGCTGCAAACAGTGTGGGGATATGACTATTATGGAGATGTGAGAACAGTGGATGTAACTGTGCGAAGACTGAGAGAAAAAATAGAGGATAACCCAAGTCATCCATCCTGGATTGTAACGAGAAGAGGCGTAGGGTACTACTTGCGTAATCCTGAACAGGAGTAA
- the walK gene encoding cell wall metabolism sensor histidine kinase WalK yields the protein MKKVSFFRSIHVKLMIIIVLLILISIQIIGVYFVQKLQSTLIENFKTSIQEKVNILSIYMEEQLVKERPVEGTGTTLEDDVKRLLSENNNATDIQEIRVITNNSIIIGTSDPEKQSLVGQRMVDTKVRRAMSNSSQSNSFIRVENNKKEYVLITPIRPQGGETVGVIYTVGKIQEVYDSLDNINSIFQKGTVITLIVTAILGILLARTITRPISDMQKHAFALSKGNFSQKVKVYGFDEIGQLAITFNNLTKKLQESQASTESERRKLSSVLSYMTDGVIATDRKGRIILINEPAAKMLDVSRETVLSEPIIHLLGLKDKYTFDELLEERESVILDYSTNYEPYILRANFSVIQKETGFVNGLITVLHDITEQEKIDMERKEFVANVSHELRTPLTTMRSYVEALAEGAWQDDGLAPKFLEVTQNETERMIRLVNDLLQLSKLDSRDYKLNKELVDFIVFYNRIIDRFELTKEQNVTFERKLPKHVAFVEIDEDKLTQVLDNIISNAMKYSPEGGKITFTIKEQEQQLIVSVADNGVGIPKENISKIFDRFYRVDKARTRRLGGTGLGLAIAKEMVEAHGGRIWASSKEGKGTKISFTLPYIQSEEDDWV from the coding sequence ATGAAAAAAGTTAGTTTTTTTAGATCAATTCATGTAAAGCTAATGATAATAATTGTATTGCTCATACTTATATCGATTCAGATTATCGGTGTGTACTTTGTCCAAAAGCTTCAGTCTACATTAATTGAAAACTTTAAGACCTCTATTCAGGAAAAGGTAAATATTCTATCCATTTATATGGAGGAGCAGCTCGTAAAGGAGCGTCCTGTTGAAGGCACGGGAACAACACTTGAAGATGATGTAAAAAGGCTGTTAAGCGAAAATAATAATGCTACAGATATTCAAGAAATTAGAGTAATCACTAATAACTCGATTATTATTGGGACATCAGATCCCGAAAAACAATCATTGGTCGGCCAGAGAATGGTGGATACTAAAGTTAGAAGGGCTATGTCTAATTCCTCCCAATCGAATTCTTTCATTCGGGTCGAAAACAATAAAAAGGAATATGTCCTAATTACACCGATTCGTCCACAGGGCGGGGAGACGGTTGGAGTTATTTATACGGTCGGGAAAATTCAAGAAGTGTATGACAGTCTTGATAATATTAACAGCATCTTTCAAAAAGGAACTGTTATCACTCTGATTGTTACTGCAATACTTGGAATATTACTGGCTAGAACAATTACTAGACCGATTTCGGACATGCAAAAGCATGCCTTTGCCCTTTCAAAAGGGAACTTCTCTCAAAAGGTTAAAGTGTACGGCTTTGACGAAATTGGTCAACTGGCAATTACCTTTAACAACCTAACGAAAAAACTTCAAGAGTCACAGGCTTCTACTGAGAGTGAAAGAAGGAAGCTGTCATCTGTTTTATCTTATATGACAGATGGTGTTATTGCTACAGACCGGAAAGGCAGAATTATCCTTATAAATGAGCCTGCCGCTAAAATGCTGGACGTTTCACGTGAAACAGTCTTGTCTGAGCCGATTATACATTTACTTGGCTTAAAGGATAAATATACTTTTGATGAGCTTTTAGAAGAGAGAGAATCAGTAATTCTTGATTATAGTACAAACTATGAACCATATATTCTTCGGGCAAACTTTTCTGTTATTCAAAAGGAGACTGGTTTTGTTAATGGTTTAATAACTGTTCTTCATGATATTACAGAGCAGGAGAAAATTGATATGGAACGGAAAGAGTTTGTGGCAAATGTATCGCACGAACTCAGGACGCCGTTAACGACAATGAGAAGCTATGTTGAGGCACTTGCAGAGGGAGCCTGGCAGGATGATGGACTTGCCCCTAAATTTTTAGAGGTCACGCAAAATGAAACAGAACGAATGATTCGTCTTGTGAATGATTTACTTCAGCTTTCTAAGCTTGACAGCAGGGACTACAAGCTGAATAAAGAATTAGTTGATTTTATTGTTTTCTATAACAGGATTATTGATAGATTCGAGCTGACAAAGGAACAGAATGTCACTTTTGAACGGAAGCTGCCAAAACATGTAGCCTTTGTAGAAATTGATGAGGATAAATTAACACAAGTTCTTGATAATATTATTTCAAATGCAATGAAGTATTCCCCAGAAGGCGGCAAAATTACCTTTACCATAAAAGAGCAAGAGCAGCAGTTAATTGTAAGTGTTGCAGATAACGGTGTCGGTATACCGAAGGAAAATATCAGCAAAATCTTTGATCGCTTTTACCGTGTTGACAAAGCGAGAACCAGAAGACTTGGTGGTACAGGCTTAGGTTTGGCTATTGCAAAGGAAATGGTTGAAGCACACGGGGGAAGAATTTGGGCATCGAGTAAAGAAGGAAAAGGAACGAAAATTTCCTTTACACTCCCTTATATTCAATCAGAAGAGGATGATTGGGTATGA
- a CDS encoding YycH family regulatory protein, with protein sequence MNMNYENVKSLVLTILVMLSLLMYYLLWTDQGNTAEDPNDNIVETEKIGSKQEVADIVRPDRIFQHIDGEIYGTISMDEINSVLNVLKTVEYGSLTNISEEINDIPNFIEDEENSMEIRFPGQIPFSLYRDILQMDESNLFNFDTILVSYNLVKEDEGAVYFISKKEGKVYKSSISVSYINNIKDFQDNITAEDTSYNPYFSYQTDNNLIYLPKGKTEINKYIYKSETVDSSRLKNAMFSVPSNAQKSVETNEEVYTDESSMLRIEKDTHVVKFLKPSGTLTNELSPNQIIENSIDFVNDHGGWVNNYLFVDNNDKNMVNFRIYDESGFPVFNLKKDLSTIQVSWENNKVEQFITSNVAITPNPIDATAQKLDSGSSVLKEIQSSKNFDPNKLEDIVSGYDMVITNPSYAYLEPSWFYLYNGEWHQLGEGETGGSKSGLE encoded by the coding sequence ATGAATATGAATTATGAAAATGTAAAAAGTCTAGTACTAACAATATTAGTGATGCTGAGTCTGCTTATGTATTATCTACTATGGACAGATCAAGGTAATACAGCAGAAGATCCGAATGATAATATTGTTGAAACAGAGAAAATTGGCAGCAAACAAGAGGTCGCAGACATTGTTCGGCCCGATAGAATTTTCCAGCATATAGATGGAGAAATATATGGTACAATTTCAATGGATGAAATTAATTCTGTACTTAACGTTTTAAAAACAGTTGAATACGGAAGCCTAACAAATATTTCCGAAGAAATAAACGACATCCCTAACTTTATTGAAGATGAAGAAAACAGCATGGAAATTCGGTTTCCAGGTCAAATTCCTTTTAGCCTTTACCGAGATATTCTTCAAATGGATGAAAGTAATTTGTTTAATTTTGATACTATCCTTGTGTCCTATAATCTTGTAAAAGAGGATGAAGGAGCAGTTTACTTTATTTCAAAGAAAGAAGGCAAGGTGTACAAAAGCAGTATATCTGTAAGTTATATTAATAACATTAAAGACTTCCAGGATAACATTACTGCAGAGGATACTTCCTATAATCCTTACTTCAGCTATCAGACAGATAATAATCTGATCTACTTGCCAAAAGGAAAAACAGAAATAAATAAATATATATATAAGAGTGAAACAGTGGATTCCTCGAGGCTGAAAAATGCAATGTTCAGCGTTCCTAGTAATGCTCAAAAGAGTGTGGAGACGAATGAAGAAGTGTATACAGATGAGTCAAGCATGCTGAGAATAGAAAAGGACACTCATGTCGTCAAATTTCTAAAACCATCTGGGACCCTTACAAATGAGTTAAGTCCAAATCAAATAATTGAAAACAGTATTGATTTTGTAAATGATCATGGCGGCTGGGTCAATAATTATTTATTTGTAGATAATAATGATAAGAATATGGTTAATTTCCGTATTTATGATGAATCTGGTTTTCCAGTATTCAACTTAAAAAAGGATTTATCTACTATCCAGGTTTCATGGGAAAATAATAAAGTAGAACAATTCATTACAAGCAATGTGGCTATAACACCAAATCCAATTGATGCGACAGCCCAAAAGCTTGATTCAGGCAGTTCTGTATTAAAGGAAATACAATCCTCGAAAAATTTTGATCCTAATAAGCTGGAGGATATCGTGTCAGGCTATGATATGGTAATAACCAACCCAAGCTATGCTTATTTAGAGCCAAGCTGGTTTTACTTATATAATGGAGAATGGCATCAGTTAGGAGAAGGCGAGACAGGGGGCAGTAAAAGTGGATTGGAGTAA
- a CDS encoding two-component system regulatory protein YycI, with the protein MDWSKIKTIFIVAFLLLDIYLIYEYTKLKKDTQQFETEEPETPISKTLALDGIKYDEDKFPSDIEKGQYLTAKSMTFSDEDLEKLEKSTLSGQSIKVQDSIMLQSILEKPIKLSDDFKKEELVEYIRSHILNGDQYVFWEKKDNTITYYQQYNGKTLYHNLKGELTFLVNEENNIVSYNQTYLQDIKEFDEKETLVKPLEAIYALYKNAYLEMNTYISNVELGYYSQQNAPSVQLLAPTWKITLKGQKNLYVNALNGEIIKPGMEETKLE; encoded by the coding sequence GTGGATTGGAGTAAAATTAAAACTATTTTTATTGTTGCCTTCTTGCTTTTGGATATTTATTTGATTTATGAATATACAAAGCTGAAAAAAGATACACAGCAATTTGAGACCGAGGAGCCAGAAACACCAATCTCCAAAACTTTAGCACTTGATGGAATTAAGTATGACGAGGATAAGTTTCCATCTGATATCGAAAAAGGCCAGTACTTAACTGCTAAATCAATGACGTTCAGTGATGAAGATTTGGAGAAGCTGGAAAAGAGTACACTAAGCGGCCAAAGCATAAAAGTCCAAGATTCCATCATGCTTCAATCTATTTTAGAAAAACCAATCAAGCTAAGTGATGATTTTAAGAAGGAAGAATTAGTTGAGTATATTAGAAGTCATATTTTAAACGGTGATCAATATGTCTTTTGGGAAAAGAAGGACAATACAATCACCTATTATCAACAGTATAATGGCAAAACACTATATCATAACTTAAAAGGGGAACTAACCTTTTTAGTAAATGAAGAAAATAACATCGTATCCTATAATCAAACCTATCTGCAGGACATTAAAGAATTTGATGAGAAGGAAACGTTAGTAAAGCCGTTAGAGGCTATTTACGCGCTCTACAAGAATGCCTACTTGGAAATGAACACATACATCTCCAATGTAGAGCTTGGCTATTATTCACAGCAGAATGCACCATCTGTGCAGCTGCTGGCACCAACTTGGAAAATTACTTTAAAAGGACAGAAAAATCTCTATGTCAATGCGTTAAATGGGGAGATTATAAAGCCAGGGATGGAAGAGACGAAATTGGAGTGA
- a CDS encoding MBL fold metallo-hydrolase has protein sequence MHFSVLASGSTGNAIYVESGEHAFLVDAGLSGKQMETLFQGIDRKMDKLSGIFVTHEHSDHIKGVGIIARKYNLPIYANEKTWKAMEPLIGTIPVEQKFQFDMETVKTFGDVSIESFGVSHDAAEPMFYVFHQGEKKLVLITDTGYVSDRMKGIIRNADSYVFESNHDVQMLRMGRYPWNIKRRILSDVGHVSNEDAAIAMSEVIGDRTKHIYLAHLSMDNNIKDLARMSVSQTLEQRGVELTDQLGLYDTDPKKPTNLMAI, from the coding sequence ATGCATTTTAGTGTTCTCGCGAGTGGGAGTACAGGCAATGCTATTTATGTAGAATCAGGGGAACATGCATTTTTAGTTGATGCAGGTTTGAGCGGAAAACAAATGGAAACATTGTTTCAAGGCATTGATCGAAAAATGGACAAGCTTTCGGGTATATTTGTTACACATGAACATAGTGATCATATTAAAGGTGTTGGAATTATTGCAAGGAAGTATAACCTGCCGATTTACGCGAACGAAAAAACGTGGAAGGCAATGGAGCCCTTGATCGGGACAATTCCTGTTGAGCAAAAGTTTCAATTTGATATGGAAACAGTCAAAACGTTCGGAGATGTCTCCATTGAGTCTTTCGGAGTGTCTCATGATGCAGCAGAGCCAATGTTTTATGTTTTCCACCAAGGAGAAAAGAAGCTTGTGCTCATTACTGACACAGGTTATGTGAGTGATCGTATGAAAGGGATTATTCGTAATGCGGATTCTTATGTGTTTGAAAGCAATCATGATGTACAGATGCTGAGAATGGGAAGATATCCTTGGAATATTAAAAGACGTATATTAAGTGATGTTGGACATGTTTCTAATGAGGATGCAGCTATTGCAATGAGTGAGGTTATTGGTGATCGCACAAAGCATATTTATTTGGCACATTTAAGCATGGATAACAATATTAAGGACTTAGCTAGAATGTCAGTGTCACAAACGCTAGAACAGCGTGGAGTGGAGTTAACAGACCAGCTAGGACTTTATGATACAGATCCAAAAAAACCGACCAATTTAATGGCGATTTAA
- a CDS encoding S1C family serine protease → MTNDEEFRYEEYKRSRPQRKRRGYFFAGFIGAIIGALIIVLLLPRLSQLGVLSMLQGSTSGANFSGITQGVSVDVDTDVTKAVDIAADAVVGITNLQESGFWADASESEAGTGSGVIYRKSGDTAYIVTNNHVVEGASELEVTLADGKKVSAELIGSDIWTDLAVLKVSSKDISKVAEFGNSDALKSGEPVIAIGNPLGLTFSGSVTQGIVSGLDRTIPIDINSDGVADWQSEVIQTDAAINPGNSGGALVNIKGQLIGINSMKISESSVEGIGLAIPINSAVPIIEDLEEYGEVKRPYMGVELESVSDIPGYYQEEALKLPKDLTTGVAIKSVSPKSPAEKAGLKELDVIVELDGKKIKDLIELRKHLYTDKKIGDKLKIKYYREGKEKTAELTLSEDKM, encoded by the coding sequence ATGACAAATGACGAAGAGTTTCGTTATGAAGAGTATAAAAGGAGCAGACCTCAACGAAAGAGAAGAGGGTATTTCTTTGCCGGTTTTATCGGTGCAATTATTGGTGCCTTAATCATTGTCCTCCTGCTCCCCCGTTTATCCCAATTAGGAGTATTGTCCATGCTGCAAGGCTCAACAAGCGGTGCTAATTTTAGTGGGATTACACAGGGCGTTTCTGTTGATGTTGATACAGATGTTACAAAGGCAGTCGATATTGCCGCAGATGCTGTTGTTGGGATAACAAACTTACAGGAATCTGGCTTTTGGGCTGATGCCAGCGAGTCAGAGGCTGGCACAGGATCAGGTGTTATCTACCGAAAAAGTGGTGATACAGCTTATATTGTGACAAATAACCACGTAGTGGAAGGAGCATCAGAGCTTGAGGTCACCCTTGCTGACGGTAAAAAGGTTAGCGCAGAGCTTATAGGAAGTGATATTTGGACCGATTTAGCCGTACTTAAGGTAAGCTCAAAGGACATTTCAAAGGTTGCCGAGTTCGGCAATTCAGATGCTCTAAAATCTGGTGAACCAGTTATAGCAATTGGGAATCCTCTTGGCCTGACATTTTCCGGATCTGTAACACAGGGGATTGTTTCAGGACTTGACAGAACAATCCCAATCGACATTAATAGTGATGGAGTTGCTGATTGGCAGTCAGAGGTTATTCAAACAGATGCAGCAATTAATCCAGGAAACAGCGGCGGTGCGCTTGTTAATATTAAAGGCCAACTCATTGGAATAAACAGCATGAAAATCTCAGAGTCCTCTGTAGAGGGAATTGGCTTAGCAATACCGATAAACTCTGCTGTTCCAATTATCGAGGATCTTGAAGAGTATGGAGAAGTTAAACGTCCTTACATGGGGGTTGAGCTTGAGTCAGTAAGTGATATTCCAGGTTATTATCAAGAAGAGGCGCTTAAGCTGCCGAAAGACTTAACAACAGGTGTTGCAATTAAATCTGTATCACCTAAATCTCCTGCAGAGAAAGCAGGCTTGAAGGAACTAGACGTTATCGTTGAGCTTGATGGCAAAAAGATTAAAGATTTAATTGAATTACGCAAGCATTTGTATACAGATAAAAAAATCGGTGATAAGCTCAAAATTAAATACTATCGAGAAGGAAAAGAGAAAACAGCAGAATTGACTCTTTCTGAAGATAAAATGTAA
- a CDS encoding CxxH/CxxC protein — protein MIFSCEEHVDIAIDTIVNDYETFPSLEKIEPEKKLSTTCEYCKNNAIYVVANT, from the coding sequence ATGATATTTAGCTGCGAAGAACATGTAGATATAGCAATAGATACAATCGTAAACGACTATGAAACATTCCCATCATTAGAGAAAATAGAACCTGAAAAAAAGTTATCAACAACCTGTGAATATTGTAAAAATAACGCAATATATGTTGTGGCGAACACTTGA
- the rlmH gene encoding 23S rRNA (pseudouridine(1915)-N(3))-methyltransferase RlmH, translating to MNISIITVGKLKEKYLKQGIEEYTKRLSSYSKIEIIEVPDEKAPEVLSEAEMIQVKDKEGERILAKVPADAHVIALAIDGKQKSSEELADTLDKLATYGKSKVAFIIGGSLGLSGQVLQRADDKLSFSKMTFPHQLMRLILVEQVYRAFRINRGEPYHK from the coding sequence GTGAATATCTCGATTATCACCGTTGGGAAATTAAAAGAAAAGTATTTAAAACAAGGAATTGAAGAATATACAAAACGGCTTTCAAGCTATTCTAAAATAGAAATAATCGAAGTGCCAGATGAAAAGGCACCAGAGGTTTTGAGCGAGGCTGAAATGATTCAAGTCAAGGATAAAGAGGGAGAAAGAATACTTGCAAAGGTACCAGCTGATGCTCATGTTATCGCATTAGCAATTGATGGTAAGCAAAAGTCTTCTGAAGAGCTTGCAGATACATTGGACAAGCTCGCAACCTACGGGAAAAGTAAAGTAGCCTTCATTATTGGCGGATCGCTAGGCTTAAGTGGCCAAGTCTTACAAAGAGCAGACGACAAGCTATCTTTCAGTAAGATGACTTTTCCACATCAGTTGATGCGCTTGATTTTGGTGGAGCAGGTTTATCGGGCGTTTCGGATTAATCGAGGGGAGCCTTATCATAAGTAA